In Pseudomonas fluorescens, a genomic segment contains:
- a CDS encoding DUF6388 family protein, giving the protein MTTTEMTQEVRHQAALDKYIGESPQLKEEIKDLSAEDQRDQIQWAFEDEAESQGLQPWELTLKYTSTPEEFEAARLALHKEAAEVLGVEWEEYCEMNDLVV; this is encoded by the coding sequence ATGACCACGACTGAGATGACCCAGGAAGTTCGGCACCAAGCAGCCCTCGACAAGTACATCGGGGAATCGCCGCAGCTTAAAGAAGAGATCAAGGACCTGAGCGCTGAAGATCAGCGTGACCAGATCCAGTGGGCATTCGAGGACGAGGCCGAGAGCCAGGGCTTGCAGCCTTGGGAGCTGACCCTCAAGTACACCTCGACACCGGAAGAGTTCGAAGCGGCACGGCTGGCCCTGCACAAGGAAGCGGCCGAGGTGCTGGGTGTCGAGTGGGAAGAGTACTGCGAGATGAATGACCTGGTGGTTTAA
- a CDS encoding O-antigen ligase family protein has product MSLSLQQRGNVFLVAAVCLLVLGICAPFSGHDLQRGVQIALGLCAVLYGLSVSPIERLVDRPTAIGLVLIIGLGLLSSALAHQPLWAFTEVALFIVCGAIALAFALLRRHGGEPLDRVLVLVVVLLCLIKSIQYLHAGLLAITSGQRLLDPDLLLSGFANKRFYGQFQTFTLPLLALPLLLPGVSRPVRSAVLALLCVWWLIAISGGTRGTWLGMAMASGVLAVLGPWGRRWLAWQWVALCGGLLLYWLLFTVLVGYLGIEVSQAAADRLTTSLSGRGPIWWQAWHMLVEHPWLGFGPMHFADIANNIAAHPHQAILQWVSEWGVPSALCVAILAWRASWATVGVLRERAQFATCADLLRTCLFASLIGALTQSMVDGVIVMPNSQVWLALVVGWLMALHAWRTPATPALPLAWGAWNVASVLAVGLLVWVAVRDLPHLQQAQQRYLDTRGGYLQPRFWAQGVIALSPP; this is encoded by the coding sequence ATGTCGTTATCCCTGCAGCAGCGCGGCAATGTTTTCCTGGTGGCAGCGGTGTGCCTGTTGGTGCTGGGTATCTGTGCCCCCTTCAGTGGGCACGACCTGCAACGAGGGGTGCAGATTGCCCTGGGATTGTGTGCGGTGCTGTATGGGCTGTCGGTTTCTCCGATTGAGCGGCTGGTGGATCGGCCCACCGCCATCGGCCTGGTGCTGATTATCGGGCTGGGCCTGCTGTCTTCGGCCCTGGCCCACCAGCCACTCTGGGCATTCACCGAGGTGGCGCTGTTTATCGTCTGTGGGGCGATTGCGCTTGCATTTGCCTTGCTTCGGCGCCACGGCGGTGAGCCTTTGGACCGCGTCCTGGTGCTGGTCGTGGTGCTGTTGTGCCTGATCAAATCGATCCAGTATCTGCATGCTGGCCTGCTGGCTATTACCAGTGGTCAACGGTTACTGGACCCTGACCTGCTCCTGTCAGGTTTTGCCAATAAGCGTTTCTACGGTCAATTCCAGACCTTCACTCTGCCGTTGCTGGCCCTTCCCCTGCTGCTGCCCGGCGTCAGCCGTCCCGTACGAAGTGCGGTGTTGGCGTTGTTGTGTGTCTGGTGGTTGATCGCAATCAGCGGCGGCACACGTGGCACGTGGCTTGGCATGGCGATGGCAAGTGGGGTGCTGGCAGTGCTGGGGCCTTGGGGGCGGCGCTGGCTGGCCTGGCAGTGGGTGGCACTGTGCGGTGGGCTATTGCTGTATTGGCTCTTGTTCACGGTGCTGGTGGGGTACCTGGGCATCGAAGTTTCCCAGGCGGCAGCCGATCGCCTGACCACCTCTCTGTCGGGGCGCGGCCCGATCTGGTGGCAAGCGTGGCACATGCTGGTCGAGCATCCATGGTTGGGTTTTGGGCCGATGCATTTCGCCGATATTGCCAACAACATTGCTGCCCACCCCCATCAGGCGATCCTGCAATGGGTCAGTGAATGGGGCGTGCCATCGGCCCTATGCGTGGCAATTCTGGCGTGGCGGGCGAGTTGGGCCACCGTTGGCGTACTCCGTGAACGGGCGCAATTTGCAACGTGTGCCGACCTGCTGCGCACCTGCCTGTTTGCGTCGCTGATCGGCGCGCTGACGCAGTCCATGGTGGATGGTGTGATCGTGATGCCTAACTCGCAGGTGTGGTTGGCGCTGGTGGTGGGCTGGCTGATGGCGTTGCATGCCTGGCGCACCCCGGCAACGCCCGCATTGCCCCTGGCCTGGGGCGCCTGGAACGTGGCGAGTGTGTTGGCCGTTGGTCTGCTGGTGTGGGTGGCCGTGCGTGACCTGCCGCATCTCCAGCAAGCGCAGCAGCGCTATCTGGATACCCGTGGCGGGTACCTGCAACCGCGCTTCTGGGCTCAGGGCGTGATTGCCCTCTCACCGCCGTAA
- a CDS encoding pilin → MRQKGFTLIELLIVVAIIGILATIGLPMYTTHQAKAKFTAGLAEITALKAGYEDVFNQGTEPKLELVGGTSPTANCKIDVAGDVATGNGSISCEILDAPAPVLGKTITLTRSATAGWKCVTTAEAKYAAKGCDASGA, encoded by the coding sequence ATGCGTCAGAAAGGCTTTACCTTGATCGAGTTGTTGATCGTCGTGGCAATCATCGGCATTTTGGCCACCATCGGCTTGCCCATGTACACCACGCACCAGGCCAAGGCCAAGTTCACCGCGGGGCTGGCTGAGATCACCGCGTTGAAAGCCGGCTACGAGGATGTTTTCAACCAAGGCACCGAGCCGAAGCTGGAACTGGTCGGCGGCACCAGCCCGACCGCCAACTGCAAGATCGACGTGGCCGGGGATGTCGCCACCGGTAACGGTTCCATCAGTTGCGAAATACTCGATGCCCCGGCGCCGGTGCTGGGCAAGACCATCACCCTGACGCGCAGCGCCACCGCCGGCTGGAAGTGCGTGACCACCGCTGAGGCGAAATACGCCGCCAAGGGTTGTGATGCCAGCGGCGCTTAA
- a CDS encoding type II secretion system F family protein yields the protein MDNASRTYAWEGTNRQGHRVSGHTTGHNLALIKAKLRQQGIRPSRVRRQFPGLACLAAPIKPTDIALLTRQLATLLKAGIPLLQAFDIISDGFESRSMQELLKGLKQDIAAGTALATALRKQPRYFDDLYCNLIAAGEQAGALETLLERIATHLEKSEQLKARIKKAMTYPIAVLVVASLVSSILLIHVVPQFQNLFAGVDGQLPGFTLHVIGLSTFMQQAWWALALGLGAGFFALRHAYRVAPGFRQGLDTGLLKAPLAGTLLKKSAVARYARTLSTTFAAGVPLVQALDSVAGAVGNGPYKQAIKHMRHEVSTGMQLNQSMAASGLFPGMAIQMTAIGEESGTLERMLEKVANHYESEVDNLVDNLTSLMEPLIMVVLGGIVGALVIAMYLPVFQLGTAF from the coding sequence ATGGACAACGCTTCAAGGACCTACGCGTGGGAAGGCACCAACCGCCAGGGGCACAGGGTGTCCGGGCACACCACGGGCCACAACCTCGCCCTGATCAAGGCCAAGCTGCGCCAGCAAGGGATCCGCCCCAGCCGTGTGCGCAGGCAATTCCCCGGCCTGGCCTGCCTCGCCGCGCCGATCAAACCCACTGACATCGCCCTGCTCACCCGCCAGTTGGCGACCTTGCTGAAAGCCGGCATTCCTCTGCTGCAAGCCTTCGATATCATCAGCGACGGCTTCGAGAGCCGGTCGATGCAGGAACTGCTCAAGGGGTTGAAGCAGGACATCGCCGCCGGCACCGCACTGGCGACCGCGCTGCGCAAACAGCCACGCTATTTCGATGACCTGTACTGCAACCTGATTGCCGCCGGCGAACAGGCCGGGGCATTGGAAACGCTGCTGGAACGCATTGCCACTCACCTGGAAAAGAGTGAGCAGCTAAAGGCGCGAATCAAGAAAGCCATGACCTACCCGATCGCCGTCCTGGTGGTGGCGAGCCTGGTCAGCAGCATCCTGCTGATCCACGTGGTGCCGCAGTTTCAGAACCTGTTCGCCGGAGTCGACGGCCAGTTGCCCGGTTTTACCCTGCACGTCATCGGCCTGTCCACGTTCATGCAGCAAGCCTGGTGGGCTCTGGCGCTTGGCCTCGGGGCCGGTTTTTTCGCGCTGCGCCACGCCTATCGCGTAGCCCCTGGCTTTCGTCAGGGGCTGGATACGGGTTTGTTGAAAGCCCCCTTGGCAGGCACACTGCTGAAGAAATCGGCCGTGGCACGCTATGCCCGCACGCTTTCCACCACGTTCGCGGCTGGGGTGCCGCTGGTACAGGCATTGGATTCAGTGGCAGGTGCCGTCGGCAACGGGCCGTACAAGCAGGCGATCAAACATATGCGTCATGAGGTATCCACAGGCATGCAGTTGAACCAATCCATGGCCGCCAGCGGTCTCTTTCCAGGCATGGCAATTCAGATGACGGCCATCGGCGAGGAGTCGGGCACACTCGAGCGCATGCTGGAAAAAGTCGCGAACCACTATGAATCGGAAGTCGACAACTTGGTCGACAACCTCACCAGCCTGATGGAGCCGCTGATAATGGTGGTGCTGGGGGGCATTGTCGGGGCGCTGGTAATTGCGATGTACCTGCCGGTCTTCCAACTCGGTACAGCGTTTTGA